From Toxorhynchites rutilus septentrionalis strain SRP chromosome 2, ASM2978413v1, whole genome shotgun sequence, a single genomic window includes:
- the LOC129769536 gene encoding methyltransferase-like protein 22, with product MSTFEVTSELYSESDFATINTPNGNSVSRFAFVLPAEQNSKSGKCLNGKNREPDPDCNNEERAQYIDPITHNIECEHKSENDQSECLKCVPFKRKESLPQMDKDGDLVVERKQKDVIEIEHHKSTKLDLVGLQIWRGALLLADYIIYNEKKFKNRKILELGSGVGLTSVVSSFFAREVICTDINVGGLLDLIQSNVNRNSHLKNPDCNVTVTELDFKVRYEDYPSELKSTLQDVEYVIAADVIYDDDITEAFVLTLESLLLELPKLKAVYIALEKRYVFTVEDMDSVAPCYEHFLRVFHRRNNRFGITRWKLMQVPLTFPRYFIYEKVKELVLLKISN from the exons ATGTCAACCTTCGAGGTAACATCAGAGCTGTATTCAGAATCTGATTTTGCTACAATAAATACGCCTAATGGAA ACAGTGTATCCCGATTCGCATTCGTGCTACCCGCTgagcaaaactcgaaaagtgGGAAATGCCTAAATGGTAAAAATCGTGAACCTGATCCAGATTGTAACAATGAAGAACGAGCACAATATATAGATCCCATTACTCACAACATTGAATGTGAACACAAGTCAGAGAATGATCAGTCAGAATGTTTGAAATGTGTACCATTCAAAAGGAAAGAAAGTTTACCGCAAATGGATAAAGATGGAGATTTGGTGGTGGAAAGAAAGCAGAAAGATGTAATCGAAATCG AACACCACAAATCAACAAAACTTGACCTCGTCGGTCTGCAGATCTGGCGGGGCGCGTTACTACTGGCCGATTATATCATTTATAACgagaagaaatttaaaaatagaaaaatactagAGTTGGGATCCGGTGTTGGCTTGACAAGCGTCGTGTCAAGCTTTTTTGCACGAGAAGTCATATGCACAG ATATAAATGTGGGTGGTCTATTAGACTTGATTCAATCGAATGTCAACAGAAATTCCCATTTAAAAAATCCCGACTGCAATGTAACAGTTACAGAACTTGATTTCAAAGTTCGATATGAAGACTATCCTAGTGAATTAAAGTCAACTTTGCAAGACGTAGAGTATGTGATAGCCGCAGATG TTATCTACGACGACGATATAACGGAAGCTTTCGTCCTCACTCTTGAGAGTTTACTGTTGGAACTGCCCAAGCTGAAGGCAGTTTACATAGCTCtagaaaaacgttatgtgttcaCTGTTGAAGACATGGACTCGGTGGCACCATGCTATGAGCATTTCTTAAGAGTTTTCCATAGAAGAAACAATCGATTTGGGATAACCCGATGGAAGCTCATGCAAGTTCCACTTACTTTTCCACGTTATTTCATTTATGAAAAAGTAAAAGAGCTTGTGTTATTAAAAATATCCAATTAA
- the LOC129769537 gene encoding uncharacterized protein LOC129769537 — protein sequence MRSATVNKLDVKLNLDVNTEESCSRILQTAIGIILFQRDQIPLCYDLLKKAVEILIQKETTENEQQRSGLDCYQLKKQRKIAIGMWDRLQYLFGEISNATKKCTGNMRISLLFGSTIYTAKEAFQIDVPTVNRNHYSAHHRNALEPILKHLALEMMLTDEFQPSGKISGPTNIFILLGVTPGSDQENNSTETTTAWQIIENYQLPINCHKYEINVSQRDSNTHLHCCKEMDVFDDLVQALQLNQNDTPAVNLNGNGDLTNSTEFVWYQIGDPLKGYKEVLIRGKSMWDWEL from the exons ATGCGGAGCGCAACCGTAAACAAATTGGATGTAAAGCTTAATTTGGATGTGAACACGGAGGAATCATGCTCACGCATTCTCCAAACTGCTATCGGAATTATACTGTTTCAGCGTGATCAGATTCCCTTGTGCTATGATTTGTTAAAAAAGGCTGTGGAGATATTAATCCAGAAAGAAACAACTGAGAATGAGCAACAGCGAAGTGGGTTGGATTGTTATCAATTGAAGAAACAACGCAAGATTGCGATAGGAATGTGGGATAGATTGCAATATTTGTTTGGG GAAATATCTAATGCCACAAAAAAGTGCACGGGAAATATGCGGATATCCCTCCTGTTTGGATCAACTATCTACACAGCAAAAGAAGCCTTCCAAATAGATGTACCGACAGTCAATAGAAACCATTATTCGGCTCATCATCGCAATGCTTTAGAACCAATTTTAAAACATCTAGCACTGGAAATGATGCTAACGGACGAATTTCAACCGAGCGGTAAGATATCGGGCCCAACGAATATATTTATATTGCTTGGCGTTACACCAGGTTCAGACCAAGAAAACAATAGTACTGAAACAACGACTGCTTGGCAAATAATCGAGAATTATCAGCTGCCGATAAATTGTCATAAATATGAGATAAATGTATCTCAACGGGATAGTAACACGCATCTACACTGCTGCAAGGAAATGGATGTATTTGATGACTTAGTACAAGCCCTGCAGCTCAACCAAAATGATACCCCTGCGGTCAATTTAAATGGCAACGGAGATTTGACCAACAGCACTGAATTCGTTTGGTATCAAATAGGAGATCCGCTGAAAGGATATAAAGAAGTGCTAATAAGAGGAAAATCAATGTGGGACTGGGAGCTGTAA